Proteins co-encoded in one alpha proteobacterium HIMB5 genomic window:
- a CDS encoding NAD dependent epimerase/dehydratase family protein (PFAM: NAD dependent epimerase/dehydratase family) translates to MRKKKAIIIGGSGQLGISLSQKLLNKNFQVLITTRDVKSAKKKFLLNNKNLKIIKLDILNKNKIKFLLHQQKPQVIFYFAGQSSPSKSFIKKKLLFKAMLKVVKIF, encoded by the coding sequence ATGAGAAAAAAAAAAGCAATTATAATAGGTGGCTCAGGTCAATTAGGTATAAGTTTATCTCAAAAGTTATTAAATAAAAATTTCCAAGTTCTTATTACTACAAGAGATGTAAAGTCTGCAAAAAAAAAATTTTTGCTTAATAACAAAAATTTAAAAATTATAAAACTTGATATTTTAAATAAAAATAAAATTAAGTTCTTATTACATCAACAAAAACCCCAAGTTATTTTTTACTTTGCAGGTCAAAGTTCCCCATCAAAATCATTTATAAAAAAAAAATTACTTTTCAAAGCAATGTTGAAGGTTGTGAAAATTTTTTAA
- a CDS encoding putative Zn-dependent hydrolase of beta-lactamase fold protein produces the protein MAEKPYHHLPDGTFRNPEGSPVRANDIKFSYKTFIKEKKKIDITVPKDHVIDKKIVKENLDKLKDDDYIAWIGHATFLIKLGKTTVITDPVFSNNAGPLIFGPKRYVEPAIQLKEIPKTDVFLLTHNHYDHQDMSTIRKFPYKDAKVLLPLKLGKYFKKYKDVNEMDWYDEIQINKDLKISLLPAVHWSKRSLTDTNKTLWGNFLIEYKNKKIFFACDTGYGNIYKDLGQKYGPIDLSMINIGAYNFRPMFDKSIYHTTPEEALNIAQDLKSKKVLGTHWGTFVLSLEPIMEPRMRFKDSAEKFGFNKEDAIIFKIGEISPLKKLLNYN, from the coding sequence ATGGCAGAAAAACCTTATCATCATTTACCAGATGGGACTTTTAGAAATCCTGAAGGATCACCTGTTAGAGCTAATGATATAAAATTTTCCTATAAAACATTTATTAAAGAAAAAAAGAAAATTGATATTACTGTTCCCAAAGATCATGTCATTGATAAAAAAATAGTTAAAGAAAATTTAGATAAATTAAAAGATGACGATTATATTGCTTGGATAGGACATGCTACATTCTTAATCAAATTAGGTAAAACAACAGTCATTACTGATCCAGTTTTTTCAAATAATGCAGGTCCTTTAATATTTGGTCCAAAAAGATATGTTGAGCCTGCTATTCAGTTAAAAGAAATTCCAAAAACAGATGTGTTTCTACTTACACACAATCATTATGACCACCAGGATATGTCAACCATTAGAAAATTTCCTTATAAAGATGCAAAGGTTTTGCTTCCTCTTAAGCTTGGTAAATATTTCAAAAAATACAAAGATGTAAACGAAATGGACTGGTATGATGAAATACAAATTAACAAAGATTTAAAGATTTCATTATTACCTGCTGTTCATTGGTCAAAGAGAAGTCTAACTGATACCAATAAAACATTATGGGGAAATTTTTTAATTGAATATAAAAACAAAAAAATATTTTTTGCATGTGATACTGGATATGGAAACATCTATAAAGATCTTGGACAAAAATATGGACCTATTGATTTATCAATGATTAATATTGGAGCATATAATTTTAGACCAATGTTTGACAAGTCGATTTATCATACAACTCCTGAAGAGGCTCTTAATATTGCTCAGGATTTAAAAAGTAAAAAAGTTTTGGGAACCCACTGGGGTACTTTTGTTTTATCATTAGAACCTATAATGGAACCTCGAATGAGATTTAAAGATAGCGCTGAAAAATTTGGTTTTAATAAAGAGGATGCTATTATCTTTAAAATTGGTGAAATAAGTCCACTCAAAAAATTATTAAATTATAATTAA
- a CDS encoding FAD-binding protein, DNA photolyase family,Deoxyribodipyrimidine photo-lyase-like protein (PFAM: FAD binding domain of DNA photolyase; Deoxyribodipyrimidine photo-lyase-related protein): MKLFFILGNQLFPLNYLDKFKKDHLFFLAEDYELCTYEKHHKQKILLFLSSMRSYLDRLRKDKFKTEYLDITNKTFKSSYTDKLKSIIKSKKITEVTSFEIEDKFFENKVSNFFKKEKIKWNIVQTPMFLNSRDNFKKYLNKSKKPFMATFYKDTRRELNILMDKQGNPQGGKWSFDEDNRNKLPKNISIPKFPNINETTHTKKLKPIIEKNFKDHPGNTNQFWFATEYDDVLKLLNFFIKEKSNLFGDYEDAVDQKDNILFHSALSPYINLGIITPEFIIKKILDFHKKNKIRMNSLEGYVRQVIGWREFMRGIYQGYSKEMETKNFFNQNRKMKKSWYEGTTGLPPLDYAIKNAKNYGWSHHIERLMILSNIMNLCEIKPTIVYKWFMEMFVDSSDWVMVPNVYGMGLFSDGGIFATKPYICGSSYFMKMMDFKKGDWCNTMDGLYWRFIDRNRKFFLTNPRLSMMVRIFDKMKIERKKLILHEAQNFINKNTS, encoded by the coding sequence ATGAAATTGTTTTTTATACTTGGCAACCAATTATTTCCATTAAATTATTTAGATAAATTTAAAAAAGATCACTTATTTTTTTTAGCAGAGGATTACGAACTTTGTACATATGAAAAACATCATAAGCAAAAAATATTATTATTTTTATCATCAATGCGATCATATTTGGATAGACTTAGAAAAGATAAATTTAAAACAGAATATTTAGATATTACCAATAAAACTTTCAAATCAAGTTACACTGATAAATTAAAATCAATAATTAAATCAAAAAAAATTACTGAAGTTACAAGTTTTGAAATAGAAGATAAATTTTTTGAAAACAAAGTTTCAAATTTTTTTAAAAAAGAAAAAATAAAATGGAATATTGTTCAAACTCCAATGTTTCTTAATTCGAGAGATAATTTTAAAAAATATCTAAACAAATCTAAAAAGCCGTTTATGGCAACATTTTACAAAGATACTAGGAGAGAGCTTAACATATTGATGGATAAACAAGGCAATCCACAAGGTGGGAAATGGAGTTTTGATGAAGACAATAGAAACAAATTACCTAAGAATATATCAATTCCTAAATTTCCAAATATTAATGAAACTACACATACAAAAAAGTTAAAACCAATAATTGAAAAAAATTTTAAAGATCACCCAGGCAATACAAATCAGTTCTGGTTTGCAACCGAATACGATGATGTTTTAAAGTTATTGAACTTTTTTATTAAAGAGAAATCAAACTTATTTGGTGATTATGAGGATGCAGTTGATCAGAAAGATAATATTTTATTTCATAGTGCTTTAAGTCCTTATATAAATTTGGGAATAATCACGCCTGAATTCATAATAAAAAAAATTTTAGACTTTCATAAAAAAAATAAAATTAGAATGAACTCACTTGAGGGCTATGTAAGGCAAGTCATTGGATGGAGAGAATTTATGAGAGGAATTTACCAGGGCTATTCAAAAGAAATGGAAACAAAAAATTTCTTTAATCAAAATAGAAAAATGAAGAAAAGTTGGTATGAAGGAACTACTGGGCTTCCACCATTAGATTATGCAATTAAAAATGCAAAAAATTATGGATGGTCACACCATATAGAAAGATTAATGATCCTCTCAAACATTATGAACCTTTGTGAAATCAAACCAACAATTGTTTACAAATGGTTTATGGAAATGTTCGTTGATTCATCTGATTGGGTAATGGTTCCAAATGTTTATGGAATGGGTTTATTTAGTGATGGTGGAATTTTTGCGACTAAACCTTATATCTGTGGATCAAGCTATTTCATGAAAATGATGGATTTTAAAAAAGGTGATTGGTGCAACACAATGGATGGTCTTTATTGGAGATTTATTGATAGAAATAGAAAATTTTTCCTTACAAATCCAAGGCTATCAATGATGGTAAGAATTTTTGATAAAATGAAAATTGAAAGAAAAAAGTTAATTTTACATGAGGCACAAAATTTTATTAATAAAAATACTTCCTAA
- a CDS encoding glutamine amidotransferase family protein (PFAM: Glutamine amidotransferase class-I) encodes MNIIVLQHIKIEDPGYIKDLMLADGFKLTTIELDEGEKIPDDLSKFDGMFCMGGPMDTYMEDQYPWLIDEKKRIKEFVVNLKKPYLGFCLGCQLLGEVIGGKVVKSNPAEIGIMDINFSKEKVNDKLFNEFPDQIKSLQWHSYEVQGIENNKDVTLIASSPVTKFQIFKYQNHAYGIQFHIEIKDTTVNEWGCVPEYKKALEEQLGEGALEKFDQAAKDNMKDMNEYSRSLYENFKKIL; translated from the coding sequence ATGAACATTATTGTTTTACAACACATTAAAATAGAAGACCCAGGCTACATTAAAGATCTAATGTTAGCTGATGGTTTTAAGTTAACAACAATAGAATTAGATGAGGGAGAAAAAATCCCTGACGATCTAAGTAAATTTGATGGAATGTTTTGTATGGGTGGACCAATGGATACATACATGGAGGATCAATATCCTTGGTTAATAGATGAAAAGAAAAGAATAAAAGAATTTGTTGTTAATTTAAAAAAACCATATTTAGGATTCTGTTTAGGTTGTCAGCTTTTAGGCGAAGTAATTGGTGGCAAAGTGGTTAAGTCTAATCCAGCAGAGATTGGAATTATGGATATTAATTTTAGTAAAGAAAAAGTTAATGATAAGCTTTTTAATGAATTTCCTGATCAAATTAAAAGTCTTCAGTGGCACTCTTATGAAGTTCAAGGAATTGAAAACAATAAAGATGTAACATTAATTGCCTCATCTCCAGTTACAAAATTTCAAATTTTTAAATATCAAAATCATGCATATGGAATTCAATTTCATATCGAAATTAAAGACACAACAGTAAATGAATGGGGGTGCGTTCCTGAATATAAAAAAGCTTTAGAGGAGCAATTAGGTGAGGGAGCTTTAGAAAAATTTGACCAAGCAGCCAAAGATAATATGAAAGATATGAATGAATATTCTCGATCACTCTACGAGAATTTTAAAAAAATATTATGA
- a CDS encoding Mechanosensitive ion channel (PFAM: Mechanosensitive ion channel), producing MELFNNFSDVFLSVWNKGILGVDIFQILIGVGIFLLFLIFRGIISKLIIKKLELISKRTTNKLDDTFVKSMVGPARFLPIVLGFFIASYYMTFSVEGREVVDTINRTLITILIFWVIHQIIEPISYILSGLDQILTRELIGWIIKSLKILIFILGLAAVLELWGIKIGPIIAGLGLFGVAVALGAQDLFKNLISGILVLVEKRFKIGDWISVDGVIEGIVEKIGFRSTTIRKFDKSLAIIPNFQFAENAVVNVSETSNWLISWNITLQYDTTVDQLKTIRNEIEKYILESKDFDIKVGVAVRVDKFSDSSIDMYVRCFTNSRSWNDWLSIKERLAIKIKEIVEGNKASFAFPSQSIYVEKK from the coding sequence ATGGAATTATTTAATAATTTTTCAGATGTCTTTTTGTCGGTTTGGAATAAAGGAATTCTTGGCGTAGATATTTTTCAAATTTTAATTGGAGTAGGAATTTTTCTTTTATTTTTAATATTTAGAGGAATCATAAGTAAATTAATAATTAAAAAGTTAGAGTTAATTTCTAAAAGAACCACAAACAAACTAGATGATACATTTGTTAAATCAATGGTGGGTCCAGCAAGATTTTTACCAATTGTCTTAGGTTTTTTTATTGCAAGTTATTACATGACATTTTCTGTTGAAGGCAGGGAAGTTGTAGATACTATAAATAGAACATTAATCACTATTCTTATTTTTTGGGTCATACACCAAATTATAGAACCTATTTCTTATATCTTAAGTGGTTTAGACCAAATTTTAACTAGAGAGTTAATTGGTTGGATTATTAAATCATTAAAAATTTTAATTTTTATTTTAGGTCTCGCAGCAGTTTTAGAATTATGGGGAATAAAAATAGGACCAATCATTGCAGGTTTAGGATTATTTGGTGTTGCCGTCGCTCTTGGTGCTCAAGATTTATTTAAAAATTTAATTTCTGGTATTTTGGTTTTAGTTGAAAAAAGATTTAAAATTGGTGACTGGATTTCTGTCGATGGAGTTATTGAAGGTATAGTTGAAAAAATTGGATTTAGATCCACAACTATTAGAAAATTTGATAAATCTCTGGCAATAATTCCAAACTTCCAGTTTGCAGAAAATGCAGTTGTAAACGTAAGTGAAACATCAAACTGGTTGATTAGTTGGAATATCACATTGCAATATGACACCACAGTTGACCAACTTAAAACTATCAGAAATGAAATTGAGAAGTATATATTGGAAAGCAAGGACTTTGATATTAAGGTTGGTGTTGCGGTTAGAGTTGATAAATTTTCAGACAGTTCAATTGATATGTATGTTCGTTGTTTTACAAATAGTAGAAGTTGGAATGATTGGCTTTCAATAAAAGAAAGATTGGCAATAAAAATTAAGGAAATAGTTGAGGGCAACAAAGCGTCATTCGCGTTCCCGAGCCAATCAATTTATGTTGAAAAAAAATGA
- a CDS encoding tetrahydrofolate dehydrogenase/cyclohydrolase NAD(P)-binding protein (PFAM: Tetrahydrofolate dehydrogenase/cyclohydrolase, NAD(P)-binding domain; Tetrahydrofolate dehydrogenase/cyclohydrolase, catalytic domain) codes for MILIDGKKAAAELREELKQEVTELKSKHNKVPGLTVILIGELAPSKIYVRNKEKSATEVGLKSEVIRYPENVEEKTVLDKIDELNKDDSVSGILVQLPLPKHIDKQKVIEAISPSKDVDGFHPMNVGNLSSGYESSVPCTPLGCYLLIKKIEPNLSGKKAVVVGRSNLNGKPMTQLLLKENCTVTITHSRTKNLKAECLEADIIVAAVGIPELVKGDWVKKDAIVIDVGINKTDNGIVGDVAFDEVSKYAKALTPVPGGVGPMTIACLLKNTIECFKRSQK; via the coding sequence ATGATTTTAATAGACGGAAAAAAAGCAGCAGCTGAACTAAGAGAAGAACTTAAACAAGAAGTTACGGAGTTAAAAAGCAAACATAATAAAGTTCCTGGACTAACTGTAATATTAATTGGAGAGTTGGCACCAAGTAAAATTTACGTAAGAAACAAAGAAAAATCTGCTACAGAGGTTGGATTAAAATCAGAAGTAATTAGATACCCAGAAAATGTTGAGGAGAAAACTGTATTAGATAAAATTGATGAGCTTAATAAAGATGATAGTGTCTCAGGTATATTAGTTCAGTTACCTTTACCAAAACATATTGATAAACAAAAAGTGATAGAAGCAATCTCACCATCAAAAGATGTAGATGGTTTTCATCCAATGAATGTAGGAAATTTATCCTCTGGATATGAAAGTTCTGTGCCTTGCACACCACTTGGATGTTATTTATTAATTAAAAAAATTGAGCCAAACTTAAGTGGAAAAAAAGCAGTAGTTGTTGGAAGATCAAATTTAAATGGAAAACCAATGACTCAATTACTTTTAAAAGAAAATTGCACAGTAACTATTACCCATTCAAGAACAAAAAATCTTAAAGCAGAGTGTTTAGAAGCAGATATTATTGTAGCTGCAGTTGGAATTCCAGAATTAGTTAAAGGAGACTGGGTCAAAAAAGATGCGATTGTAATTGATGTAGGAATTAACAAGACAGATAATGGTATTGTTGGAGATGTTGCGTTCGATGAAGTTTCAAAATACGCAAAAGCTCTAACTCCTGTCCCAGGTGGAGTTGGGCCAATGACAATTGCTTGTTTGTTAAAAAATACTATTGAGTGTTTTAAAAGATCCCAAAAATAA
- a CDS encoding glycosyltransferase group 2 (PFAM: Glycosyl transferase family 2): MTIRILVFTASYNEKQNIKELIEKILKNLPHADILIIDDNSPDQTSLIVKKMIKKFQQINLIVREKKLGLDTAHKLAFNFAKKNNYDYFISMDADLSHDPIELKNFILQLKNFPFVIGSRYIIGGKCLMTGSRLFTSIIGNYAIKFLSGINCNEYTTSYRGFNLNKLGKFNLNSVNAKGYSFFMGTIFKIVEHGFSIKEIPITFADRKTGVSKIPKFEIFRTLKNLILLSFRKYFY; this comes from the coding sequence ATGACTATAAGAATATTAGTATTTACTGCTAGTTACAATGAAAAACAAAATATTAAAGAATTAATTGAAAAAATTTTAAAAAATCTTCCACACGCAGATATCCTTATCATTGACGATAATTCACCTGATCAAACAAGTTTGATTGTAAAAAAAATGATAAAAAAATTTCAGCAAATAAATTTGATTGTAAGAGAAAAAAAACTTGGATTAGATACAGCACATAAATTAGCGTTTAATTTTGCAAAAAAAAATAATTATGATTATTTTATATCAATGGATGCTGATTTATCTCATGATCCAATTGAACTCAAAAACTTTATACTACAATTAAAAAACTTTCCATTTGTTATTGGATCAAGATATATTATTGGAGGAAAATGTTTAATGACAGGTTCAAGATTATTTACGAGTATTATTGGTAATTATGCAATTAAGTTTTTATCTGGTATAAATTGCAATGAGTATACAACGTCTTATAGGGGATTTAATTTAAATAAACTTGGGAAATTTAATTTAAATTCAGTGAATGCAAAAGGATACAGTTTTTTTATGGGAACGATATTTAAGATAGTAGAGCATGGTTTTTCTATTAAAGAAATACCCATTACTTTTGCTGATAGAAAAACTGGTGTTTCTAAAATACCAAAATTTGAAATTTTTAGGACTTTGAAAAATTTAATTCTTTTATCTTTTAGGAAGTATTTTTATTAA
- a CDS encoding YGGT family protein (PFAM: YGGT family): MIAIFYLALQILKLYSYVVVANVVISWLIAFNVLNTGNRFVYAILELTYRLTDPILVKIRRFLPNLGSLDISPIILLLLIWFIEMCMKLYIAPLIF; this comes from the coding sequence ATGATTGCTATATTTTACTTAGCTTTACAAATTTTAAAACTTTATTCATATGTAGTTGTAGCAAATGTTGTTATAAGCTGGTTAATAGCTTTTAACGTTCTTAATACGGGAAATCGATTTGTTTATGCTATTTTAGAACTTACTTATCGATTAACTGATCCAATTTTAGTAAAGATAAGAAGATTTTTACCTAACCTGGGATCATTAGACATATCTCCAATTATATTACTTTTGTTGATTTGGTTTATAGAAATGTGTATGAAGCTCTACATCGCACCATTAATTTTTTAA
- a CDS encoding Glucose/Sorbosone dehydrogenase (PFAM: Glucose/Sorbosone dehydrogenase), protein MVVDQNFLKVKKYFLILFFLFFCSEKSFSENLSFTKITNLDEPWGSSFINENELIITEKNGKIKIVNVSNGNTEIVNHNLNFTVSGQGGLLDILYQNNQLWISYTEDRGNWKTSTSIGRATLDKKSLNFRNIFQANPPIDSGYHFGSRLAIKDNYLFASTGERGGGMIAQDPTNHPGSIIRIHLDGSIPKDNPKFEGKSNWLPEIYQIGVRNPQGLTYSSFDGKIYASNHGARGGDWFGEIKKGENYGWKILGWGGKNYSGIPIGPKWKPGFTKAIQYWVPSIATSAITIYKGNEFKEWNGHALITSLKDKSLRKLIFNDLENVQEKIIFKDKIGRIRDIQVHPNNGKIYFLSENNLWLMEKK, encoded by the coding sequence ATGGTGGTAGATCAAAACTTTCTTAAAGTGAAAAAATATTTTCTTATATTATTCTTTCTGTTCTTTTGTTCTGAAAAAAGTTTTTCAGAAAACTTATCATTTACTAAAATTACAAATCTTGATGAACCTTGGGGATCATCTTTTATTAATGAAAACGAATTAATAATAACTGAAAAAAATGGAAAAATTAAAATTGTTAATGTTTCAAATGGTAATACAGAAATTGTAAACCATAATTTAAATTTTACAGTATCTGGTCAAGGTGGACTTTTAGATATTCTCTATCAAAATAATCAATTATGGATTTCCTACACAGAAGATAGAGGGAACTGGAAGACAAGCACTTCAATAGGTAGAGCAACATTAGATAAAAAAAGTTTAAATTTTAGAAATATATTTCAAGCAAACCCACCCATAGATTCTGGTTATCATTTTGGATCAAGACTGGCTATTAAGGATAATTATTTATTTGCATCTACTGGTGAAAGAGGTGGTGGAATGATTGCTCAAGATCCAACTAACCATCCTGGAAGTATCATTAGAATTCATTTAGATGGTAGTATTCCAAAAGATAATCCAAAATTTGAGGGTAAATCAAATTGGTTGCCAGAAATTTATCAAATTGGTGTTCGTAATCCACAGGGTCTTACCTATTCATCTTTTGATGGAAAAATTTATGCAAGCAACCATGGTGCTAGAGGTGGTGATTGGTTTGGAGAAATTAAAAAAGGTGAAAACTATGGTTGGAAAATTTTAGGTTGGGGTGGAAAAAATTATTCTGGAATTCCAATTGGACCAAAATGGAAACCAGGTTTTACAAAGGCAATTCAATATTGGGTTCCATCAATTGCAACTAGCGCAATTACAATCTACAAAGGAAATGAGTTTAAAGAATGGAATGGCCACGCTTTAATCACGTCGTTAAAAGACAAATCTTTAAGAAAATTAATCTTCAATGATTTAGAAAATGTTCAAGAAAAAATAATTTTTAAGGATAAGATTGGAAGAATTAGAGATATTCAAGTTCATCCAAACAATGGTAAAATTTATTTTTTATCTGAAAATAATTTATGGCTTATGGAAAAAAAATGA
- a CDS encoding Uroporphyrinogen-III synthase HemD (PFAM: Uroporphyrinogen-III synthase HemD), which produces MHILLTRPIDDSIEMIEKFKSLGHDVSHLPLLNIEKVNHENFNFNNYDAFIFSSSNSIKFLDIKNINKNIKCFSVGSATEKKIRALGFQNVIPAEGSVNSLIEIIQNNFDTSDGKLLYISGETIAYELDKDLKNKGYNIDRLINYKTSHNYFNDINFIKELKKKIPNIVYIYSENSAKSFLKFINNSGLKDDWMDTNLMCMGEKASTILNEIKWKKIFLFNPGEEEFLLYKI; this is translated from the coding sequence ATGCATATTTTATTAACAAGACCAATAGATGACAGTATTGAAATGATAGAAAAATTTAAATCACTAGGTCATGATGTGTCTCATCTACCATTATTAAATATAGAAAAAGTAAATCATGAAAATTTCAATTTTAATAATTACGATGCATTTATTTTTTCAAGCTCCAATTCAATTAAATTTCTGGACATAAAAAATATAAATAAAAATATCAAATGTTTTTCAGTAGGGTCTGCAACTGAAAAAAAAATTCGCGCGCTAGGATTTCAAAATGTAATACCTGCTGAAGGCAGTGTTAATAGCTTGATAGAAATTATTCAAAATAATTTTGATACTTCAGACGGTAAATTATTATATATCAGTGGTGAAACTATTGCTTATGAATTAGACAAAGATTTAAAAAACAAAGGATACAATATTGATAGATTAATTAATTACAAAACAAGTCATAATTATTTTAACGATATTAATTTTATTAAAGAGTTAAAAAAAAAAATACCAAATATTGTTTATATTTATTCTGAAAATAGTGCGAAAAGTTTTTTGAAATTCATTAATAATTCAGGCTTGAAAGATGATTGGATGGATACAAACTTAATGTGTATGGGCGAAAAAGCATCTACAATACTTAATGAGATAAAATGGAAAAAAATTTTTCTTTTTAATCCTGGAGAAGAAGAGTTTTTGTTATATAAAATTTAA
- a CDS encoding NAD dependent epimerase/dehydratase family protein (PFAM: NAD dependent epimerase/dehydratase family): MIYEEKIRCKFVNASSCEIFDKNIKRISVNSKKNPISPYGNSKLMSHNLTKYFRDKKKLKTYNAILFNTESIHRHKDYLIPKICIAAINAKKYGKFTYFGNLNISREWNWCDEQTKYLIKFINKSPQDFILSNGKSFSAKQMLKFAFEYYKLDYKNYVRIHKRYLRKKDFLIKRSRYDLCLKRNKLIRKSKIYGKRIIYLIIKNYEKRKRNL; encoded by the coding sequence GTGATTTATGAAGAAAAAATTAGATGTAAATTTGTAAATGCCAGTTCATGTGAAATATTTGATAAAAATATCAAAAGAATAAGTGTCAATTCAAAAAAAAATCCTATCAGCCCTTACGGAAATTCTAAATTAATGTCACATAATTTGACGAAATATTTTAGGGATAAAAAAAAATTAAAAACATATAATGCAATTCTTTTTAACACTGAGTCTATTCATAGACACAAGGATTATCTTATTCCAAAAATTTGTATTGCTGCAATTAATGCAAAAAAATATGGTAAATTCACTTATTTCGGAAATTTAAATATTTCAAGAGAATGGAATTGGTGCGATGAGCAGACAAAATATTTAATAAAATTTATAAATAAATCTCCTCAAGATTTTATTCTTTCCAACGGAAAGAGTTTTTCGGCAAAACAAATGCTTAAATTTGCTTTTGAATATTATAAATTAGACTACAAAAATTATGTAAGAATACACAAAAGATATTTAAGAAAAAAAGATTTTTTAATTAAACGATCAAGATACGATTTATGTTTGAAAAGAAATAAACTTATAAGGAAATCAAAAATTTATGGGAAAAGAATAATTTATCTAATAATAAAAAATTATGAAAAAAGAAAAAGAAATTTATAG
- a CDS encoding short chain dehydrogenase (PFAM: short chain dehydrogenase), translating into MSDKYIVFGATGSIGSSLAKKLKDSGHDIHLVARNEESVQQLASQLNSAYTVADVLENNFIEKVKSDIPEAKGLAYCVGSIDLKPVRMVKEQDLNNCMKLNLYSAVEAIKGYQESLKKNKGSIVLFSTVAAQRGFTNHAIIASAKAAVEGLTVSLAAEFAPNIRVNCIAPSLTNSKIAEPMLKNKVLAEGIAKAHPLKRLGEGQDSAALAKFLLTDESSWMTGQIIAVDGGRSKLS; encoded by the coding sequence ATGTCAGATAAATATATTGTCTTTGGAGCTACTGGTTCAATTGGTTCTAGTTTAGCAAAAAAATTAAAAGATTCTGGTCATGACATACATCTAGTTGCAAGAAATGAAGAAAGTGTTCAACAATTAGCAAGTCAACTTAATTCTGCCTATACAGTTGCAGATGTTCTAGAAAATAACTTTATCGAAAAGGTAAAATCTGACATTCCTGAAGCAAAAGGTCTAGCTTATTGTGTGGGTTCAATAGATCTTAAGCCTGTTAGAATGGTCAAAGAGCAAGATTTAAATAATTGTATGAAGTTAAATCTTTATTCAGCAGTTGAAGCTATAAAAGGTTATCAAGAAAGTTTAAAAAAAAATAAAGGTTCTATTGTTTTATTTTCTACAGTAGCAGCTCAACGTGGTTTTACCAATCACGCAATTATTGCATCTGCTAAAGCTGCTGTTGAAGGTTTAACAGTTTCTCTTGCTGCAGAATTTGCGCCTAACATTAGAGTAAATTGTATAGCTCCGAGTTTAACAAATTCAAAAATAGCTGAACCAATGTTAAAAAATAAAGTTTTAGCAGAAGGTATTGCAAAAGCACATCCGCTAAAAAGATTGGGTGAGGGACAAGACTCAGCAGCACTTGCAAAATTTTTACTAACTGATGAAAGTTCTTGGATGACTGGTCAAATCATTGCTGTTGATGGTGGTAGATCAAAACTTTCTTAA